The following are from one region of the Halodesulfurarchaeum sp. HSR-GB genome:
- a CDS encoding 4'-phosphopantetheinyl transferase superfamily protein, with protein MRMRGVGVDVVCLGHLETVFTDTFRDAVFSDREIAYAEASGWPLAHYATTFAGKEAVKKAIDSDLPVGPAIEIRRDAIGKPTVSLTGDRTGLDGSRILLSLAFDGDYAVGFALCW; from the coding sequence ATGAGGATGCGGGGGGTCGGCGTCGACGTGGTCTGCCTCGGGCATCTCGAAACCGTGTTTACCGACACGTTTCGGGATGCGGTGTTCAGCGATCGGGAGATTGCCTACGCCGAAGCAAGCGGCTGGCCGTTGGCACACTACGCGACCACATTCGCGGGCAAAGAAGCCGTCAAGAAAGCGATCGACAGCGACCTGCCGGTGGGGCCGGCGATCGAAATACGCCGTGACGCCATCGGAAAGCCCACGGTTTCGCTTACCGGCGATCGAACGGGGCTCGATGGCTCCCGCATTCTCCTTTCACTCGCGTTCGATGGTGATTACGCGGTCGGGTTTGCCCTCTGCTGGTGA
- a CDS encoding acetate kinase — protein MILVINCGSTSIKYELFEDLESVTEGEVGDIGGENAYVSQRVGAETVTSEQPIADHREGMGVVLNCLTDSEHGLLDGTGVIEAVGHRVVHGGERTEPVLVDESVKRTIRKFASVAPLHNPVNLAGIEAMADRLPETPQVAVFDTAFHQTMPPEAYLYGLPYRFYDDHDIRRYGFHGISHAYVAREACDILDRPVGETNLITCHLGGGCSVAAVAGGRSVDTSMGFSPLEGIVMATRSGDVDPTVVKHLYEELDMDLERIFEILNDESGLAGLSGISGDMRELLKARENGDERADLAIRTFAYSVKQRIGAYAATLGEVDGIVFTAGIGENASLVRELAGNIELLDANVDPKRNTSLNGDAGIVSTDDSETAVLVVPTDEERRIARKTAALVK, from the coding sequence ATGATCCTCGTCATCAACTGCGGGAGCACCTCGATCAAGTACGAGCTGTTCGAGGATCTCGAATCGGTCACCGAGGGCGAAGTGGGTGACATTGGGGGTGAGAACGCTTACGTGTCCCAGCGGGTGGGTGCGGAGACGGTCACGAGCGAGCAACCGATCGCGGATCACCGTGAGGGAATGGGTGTGGTTCTGAACTGTCTCACGGACTCCGAACACGGGCTGCTCGACGGGACCGGTGTCATCGAGGCCGTCGGTCATCGGGTGGTACACGGTGGCGAGCGCACCGAACCGGTGCTCGTGGACGAGTCGGTCAAGCGGACGATTCGAAAATTCGCGAGCGTGGCCCCGCTTCACAATCCCGTGAACCTCGCTGGCATCGAGGCGATGGCGGATCGACTGCCGGAGACTCCACAGGTCGCGGTTTTCGACACGGCGTTCCATCAGACGATGCCCCCCGAGGCTTACCTCTACGGCCTCCCGTATCGCTTCTACGACGACCACGACATCCGTCGATACGGGTTTCACGGCATCTCACACGCGTACGTGGCTCGCGAGGCCTGTGACATTCTCGATCGACCGGTGGGGGAGACGAACCTCATCACCTGCCATCTGGGGGGTGGATGTAGCGTCGCGGCTGTCGCGGGCGGACGCTCCGTCGACACCTCGATGGGGTTCTCTCCGCTCGAAGGGATCGTGATGGCGACTCGGTCCGGCGACGTCGATCCTACTGTCGTCAAGCATCTGTACGAGGAACTCGACATGGATCTGGAACGCATCTTCGAGATCCTCAACGACGAGAGTGGGTTGGCCGGGCTCTCCGGGATCAGCGGGGACATGCGAGAACTGCTGAAAGCCCGCGAGAACGGCGACGAACGGGCCGACCTTGCGATTCGCACGTTTGCGTACAGTGTGAAACAGCGGATTGGTGCGTACGCGGCGACGCTCGGTGAAGTCGACGGGATCGTCTTTACGGCCGGGATCGGTGAAAACGCGAGCCTCGTTCGGGAGTTAGCCGGGAATATCGAACTCCTCGACGCGAACGTCGACCCCAAGCGAAACACCTCTCTGAACGGCGACGCAGGAATCGTCTCGACGGACGACTCGGAAACGGCGGTGCTTGTCGTCCCGACCGACGAGGAGCGGCGGATCGCCCGAAAGACGGCGGCTCTCGTGAAATGA
- a CDS encoding phosphate acyltransferase, whose translation MTDLLNRLEPAARETRPRLVFPEGTDDRIVEAAARLASEDLAVPVLLGPRKAIEETAREASADLTGVEIIDPKRARTEGSYISAYQSIRSVSAATAEKILGNELLFGGLLVRLGEADGLIGGCVRTSGDLIAAAREVIGLEPGITVPSSVFVMALRDGSELLYADAAVNANPTAEELADIAVSTARSGAGLLESAPKVALLSFSTRGSGSHPDVEKVQSAVDLANSAASEYAIDGEFQADAALDESIARRKIDGDLGPVAGQANTLVFPDLDAGNIAYKLTQELAGASAYGPILQGFAEPVSDLSRGATVADIVGAAVITATLVEETG comes from the coding sequence GACCGGATCGTCGAAGCGGCGGCACGACTCGCGTCGGAGGACCTCGCTGTCCCAGTGTTGCTCGGGCCTCGGAAGGCTATCGAGGAGACGGCGCGGGAGGCGAGCGCCGATCTGACGGGTGTCGAGATCATTGACCCCAAGCGAGCCCGGACGGAAGGGTCCTACATTTCGGCCTATCAGTCTATAAGATCTGTCTCGGCCGCTACCGCCGAGAAGATCCTCGGAAACGAACTCCTCTTTGGCGGCTTGCTGGTCCGACTCGGGGAGGCAGATGGGCTGATCGGCGGCTGTGTTCGTACGTCGGGTGACCTGATCGCCGCCGCGCGGGAAGTCATCGGTCTCGAACCGGGAATCACCGTGCCGTCGAGTGTCTTCGTGATGGCTCTTCGGGACGGCTCGGAACTCCTCTATGCGGACGCTGCGGTCAACGCCAATCCGACTGCCGAGGAACTGGCCGACATCGCGGTTTCGACGGCTCGCAGTGGGGCAGGGTTGCTCGAATCGGCCCCAAAAGTAGCCTTGCTCTCCTTTTCGACCCGAGGAAGTGGCTCACACCCGGACGTGGAAAAAGTTCAATCGGCCGTCGACCTGGCGAACTCGGCCGCTTCGGAGTATGCCATCGACGGGGAGTTCCAGGCCGATGCGGCCCTGGACGAGAGCATCGCCCGACGGAAAATCGACGGTGACCTCGGTCCGGTGGCCGGCCAGGCGAACACCCTGGTCTTCCCGGACCTCGACGCGGGGAACATCGCCTACAAGCTGACCCAGGAACTGGCCGGCGCGAGTGCCTATGGTCCGATTCTCCAGGGGTTCGCCGAACCGGTGAGTGACCTCTCTAGAGGGGCGACGGTTGCGGATATCGTCGGGGCCGCGGTGATCACGGCGACTCTCGTGGAGGAGACAGGATGA